A genomic window from Streptomyces sp. 846.5 includes:
- a CDS encoding IS1182 family transposase, giving the protein MAVTVVCAVGRLPFPGGGGGAMSMEPMPWPEPVGEVVRAVRAKNYGRRTPLAVAVRGRLGELFPDQEYVQAFGRTGPAGWSPGRLALVTVLQMAENLTDRQAADAVRDRLSWMYALGLDLGDTGFDHTVLTQFRDRVIAHGLEEKVLDLLLARLKELGLLQAGGKQRTDSTHVISAVRDLNRLELAGESVRAAVQALSAAAPDWVAQVLDVSSWSRRYDTHIDVYRIPASAVGREQLAVSYAKDGYQLLRAVYDRCSPQWLRELPAVQVLRTVLVQNFRVDVDARGREHVTRRQDVTEGGDGRPPGALRIASPYDLDTRWAAKRALFWNGFKLHVTETCTDAAEEDRHAPNLITDVATTASTVPDIQALPGIHAREKERGLLPERHYLDAGYSSAEAMRTALSRHGVALITPALLDTSRQARQKEGFATANFTIDWKHRLAVCPMGQASSSWSPCRQGNRPVIVVTFAKLTCRPCPARPQCTRARSGARQLSLPGEPRAEVLLRQRRAEQDTDDWQADYALRSGVEGTIRQTVAVTGARRARYRGQAKTHLEHVTGACALNIHRLDAWWNERALDRARVSHLARLEISLTTT; this is encoded by the coding sequence GTGGCTGTCACGGTGGTGTGTGCGGTCGGGCGTCTTCCGTTCCCCGGCGGCGGGGGTGGGGCGATGTCGATGGAGCCGATGCCGTGGCCGGAGCCGGTCGGTGAGGTGGTGCGGGCGGTGCGGGCGAAGAACTACGGGCGCAGGACACCGCTGGCGGTGGCGGTGCGGGGCCGGCTTGGGGAGTTGTTTCCCGACCAGGAGTACGTGCAGGCGTTCGGGAGGACGGGTCCGGCGGGCTGGTCGCCTGGCCGACTGGCGCTGGTGACGGTGCTTCAGATGGCGGAGAACCTGACCGACCGGCAGGCCGCCGATGCGGTGCGCGATCGGTTGTCGTGGATGTACGCCTTGGGCCTGGACCTGGGGGACACCGGTTTCGACCATACGGTCCTGACGCAGTTCCGGGACCGGGTGATCGCGCACGGCCTGGAGGAGAAGGTGCTGGACCTGCTGCTGGCGCGGCTGAAGGAACTGGGGCTGCTGCAGGCCGGCGGCAAGCAGCGCACCGACTCCACGCACGTCATCAGCGCGGTGCGGGACCTGAACCGGCTGGAGCTGGCCGGGGAGAGCGTGCGCGCGGCGGTGCAGGCCCTGTCGGCGGCCGCTCCGGACTGGGTCGCACAGGTGCTGGACGTGTCGTCCTGGTCGCGGCGCTACGACACCCATATCGATGTCTACCGGATTCCCGCGTCGGCGGTCGGGCGCGAGCAGTTGGCCGTCTCGTATGCCAAGGACGGCTATCAGCTGCTGCGGGCCGTTTACGATCGGTGTTCCCCGCAGTGGCTGCGCGAGCTGCCCGCGGTGCAGGTGCTGCGCACGGTGCTGGTGCAGAACTTCCGCGTAGACGTCGACGCCCGCGGCCGGGAGCACGTCACGCGCCGGCAGGACGTCACTGAGGGCGGGGACGGCCGTCCGCCGGGGGCGTTGCGCATCGCCTCGCCCTACGACCTCGACACCCGGTGGGCGGCCAAGCGCGCCCTGTTCTGGAACGGGTTCAAGCTGCACGTCACCGAGACGTGCACCGACGCGGCGGAGGAGGACAGGCATGCCCCGAACCTGATCACGGACGTGGCCACCACCGCGTCCACGGTCCCCGACATCCAGGCGTTACCCGGGATCCACGCGCGGGAGAAAGAACGCGGCCTGCTGCCGGAGCGGCACTACCTCGACGCCGGGTACTCCAGCGCGGAGGCGATGCGCACCGCGCTGTCGCGGCACGGCGTCGCGCTGATCACCCCGGCGCTGCTGGACACCTCCCGTCAGGCCAGGCAGAAGGAGGGCTTCGCCACCGCGAACTTCACCATCGACTGGAAGCATCGGCTGGCCGTCTGCCCGATGGGGCAGGCCAGTTCGTCGTGGAGCCCGTGCCGGCAGGGCAACCGCCCGGTGATCGTGGTGACCTTCGCGAAGCTGACCTGCCGGCCCTGCCCCGCCCGGCCGCAGTGCACGCGCGCCAGGAGCGGAGCCCGGCAACTGTCGCTGCCCGGCGAGCCCCGCGCCGAGGTCCTGCTGCGTCAACGCCGAGCCGAACAGGACACCGATGACTGGCAGGCCGACTACGCCCTGCGCTCCGGAGTGGAGGGCACCATCCGCCAGACGGTCGCGGTCACCGGCGCCCGCCGGGCCCGCTACCGCGGCCAAGCCAAAACCCACCTCGAACATGTCACCGGCGCCTGCGCCCTCAACATCCATCGCCTGGACGCATGGTGGAACGAACGCGCACTCGACCGCGCCCGCGTCAGCCACCTCGCCCGTCTCGAAATCAGCCTCACCACGACTTAA
- a CDS encoding MarR family winged helix-turn-helix transcriptional regulator: MRTPVSQPRIISPDQVNGWFALLSTHARVTGRIDAVLMDQHKISFSTVEILCWLLEAEPQSLRGLSGELVSVSPTRASRLVQGLIDAGHLQRGADQGDGRVSLISFTESGRNFAETVRRTFEDSVKKYFVDPLDDDDIAAITRIWAKLENAEGPS, from the coding sequence GTGAGGACACCCGTGTCGCAACCGCGAATCATTTCCCCGGACCAGGTCAACGGCTGGTTTGCGCTGCTGTCCACCCACGCCAGGGTCACCGGGCGGATCGACGCCGTGCTGATGGACCAGCACAAGATCTCGTTCAGCACCGTCGAGATCCTGTGCTGGCTCCTGGAGGCCGAGCCTCAGTCGCTTCGAGGTCTGTCCGGCGAACTCGTCAGCGTCAGCCCGACCAGAGCATCACGGTTGGTTCAGGGACTGATCGATGCCGGGCACCTCCAACGTGGAGCCGACCAGGGCGACGGTCGGGTGTCGCTCATCAGCTTCACCGAGAGCGGACGGAACTTCGCCGAGACGGTCAGACGAACCTTCGAAGATTCGGTCAAGAAATACTTTGTCGATCCCCTCGACGACGATGACATCGCTGCCATCACCCGGATCTGGGCCAAGCTCGAAAACGCAGAAGGTCCTAGCTGA
- a CDS encoding SDR family oxidoreductase, producing MLTLDGKVAVITGATSGMALATAKLFVTEGAYVFITGRDRDRLDEAVAAIGHNVTGVQADSGNLDDLARLTETVREHHGRVDVLFASAGVASVSDPLGSITPDTFDALVGVNFRGTVFTVQYLLPLMSDGASIILNGTSSATKGIPGAGVYSASKAAVRSLARTWAAELKVRGIRVNVVSPGSIDTALFSTVPLEFREQITAAIPLGRLGTSEEIGAAALFLASSDASFITGANLVVDGGFSQI from the coding sequence ATGCTCACACTTGATGGCAAGGTCGCCGTGATCACTGGAGCAACCTCTGGGATGGCGTTGGCGACGGCCAAGTTGTTCGTGACCGAAGGCGCCTATGTGTTCATCACCGGGCGAGACAGGGACAGACTGGACGAGGCGGTCGCGGCCATCGGCCACAACGTGACGGGCGTACAGGCGGACTCGGGAAATCTGGACGACCTGGCTCGTTTGACCGAGACCGTGCGGGAGCACCACGGACGAGTCGACGTCCTATTTGCGAGCGCTGGCGTCGCGTCGGTGTCCGACCCGCTGGGAAGTATCACCCCCGATACGTTCGATGCGCTGGTGGGCGTGAACTTCCGCGGCACTGTGTTCACCGTTCAGTACCTGCTGCCATTGATGAGCGATGGTGCGTCGATCATCCTGAACGGCACGAGCAGCGCGACGAAGGGCATCCCCGGTGCCGGCGTCTACTCGGCGAGCAAGGCCGCCGTTCGCTCACTTGCCCGCACCTGGGCCGCGGAGTTGAAGGTCCGCGGTATCCGGGTGAATGTTGTCAGTCCCGGTTCGATCGACACCGCGCTCTTCAGCACCGTGCCCCTCGAGTTTCGGGAACAGATCACCGCCGCCATCCCGCTGGGTCGGCTGGGAACCAGCGAGGAAATCGGGGCTGCCGCGCTGTTCCTGGCCTCCTCGGACGCCAGCTTCATCACCGGCGCGAACCTAGTCGTCGACGGCGGGTTCAGCCAGATCTGA
- a CDS encoding LLM class flavin-dependent oxidoreductase, whose amino-acid sequence MPDYGHPLRFATFLGPTNSPPSRPVELAQLSERLGFDFVTFQDHPYQSSFLDTWTLLSWVAARTERIGVSGNVLNLPLRQPPAVLARAAASLDLLSGGRTSLGLGAGFYWDAVQAIGGRRLTPLQGVAALDEAIDIIRGVWDADGPGGVDVDGEFYSVHGAERGPAPAHEIPIWLGAHKPKMQGLVGRKADGWLPSLPMMEPGGVSKGNAIIDDAARAAGRDPREITRLLNIFPGQQTPEALTQLAVEDGVSIFILASDDQDVIERFAAETIPAVREHVAHERN is encoded by the coding sequence ATGCCTGACTACGGTCATCCCCTGCGTTTCGCAACATTCCTCGGTCCCACCAACTCCCCGCCTAGCCGTCCGGTCGAGTTGGCGCAGCTAAGTGAGCGGCTCGGCTTCGACTTCGTCACCTTCCAGGACCATCCCTACCAGTCGAGCTTTCTCGATACCTGGACTCTGCTGAGCTGGGTGGCCGCGCGGACGGAGCGCATCGGAGTGTCCGGCAACGTGCTGAACCTGCCGCTGCGTCAGCCCCCCGCCGTACTCGCCCGCGCGGCGGCCAGCCTCGACCTGCTCTCCGGTGGACGGACCAGCCTCGGACTCGGGGCCGGCTTCTACTGGGATGCCGTGCAGGCGATCGGCGGACGGCGGCTGACCCCGCTACAGGGCGTTGCGGCACTTGACGAGGCAATCGACATCATCCGCGGGGTCTGGGATGCCGACGGGCCCGGCGGCGTGGATGTTGACGGCGAGTTCTATTCGGTCCACGGCGCCGAGCGTGGACCCGCGCCCGCCCACGAGATCCCGATCTGGCTCGGCGCCCACAAGCCGAAGATGCAGGGCTTGGTGGGACGCAAGGCCGATGGTTGGCTGCCGTCGCTGCCGATGATGGAGCCGGGCGGCGTGTCAAAGGGAAACGCGATCATCGACGATGCCGCCCGGGCCGCCGGCCGCGATCCCCGCGAGATCACCCGTCTACTCAACATCTTCCCGGGCCAGCAGACTCCGGAGGCACTGACCCAGTTGGCCGTCGAGGACGGCGTCAGCATCTTCATTCTGGCCAGCGACGACCAGGACGTAATCGAGCGCTTCGCCGCTGAAACCATCCCCGCGGTACGCGAACACGTCGCCCACGAACGCAACTAG
- a CDS encoding NAD(P)-binding domain-containing protein has protein sequence MTTISIIGSGNMATAIGSRAAKHGHAIELMSRNTAKALALADQIGHGATVGALGATPAGDIVIVAVPYTGAVDVVTHYGDALAGKILVDISNPFNADASGLATTPDSSAAQEIAAAAPEGTPVVKALNSVFGHVLAHDTPLDVFVAGDDAAAKAQVAAFLESIDLRPLDTGGLEMASVLEWTGILLMGLARNGAGFDIALGAEVR, from the coding sequence ATGACCACCATCAGCATCATCGGTTCGGGCAACATGGCCACCGCCATCGGCAGCCGGGCAGCCAAGCACGGCCACGCGATCGAGCTCATGAGCCGCAACACCGCCAAGGCTTTGGCGCTGGCCGACCAGATCGGCCACGGAGCCACCGTCGGCGCGCTCGGCGCAACGCCGGCAGGTGACATCGTCATCGTGGCCGTCCCGTACACCGGCGCAGTCGACGTAGTCACTCACTACGGCGACGCGCTTGCCGGCAAGATCCTCGTCGACATCTCCAATCCCTTCAACGCCGACGCCAGCGGACTCGCGACCACCCCAGACAGCTCGGCAGCCCAGGAGATCGCTGCTGCCGCCCCCGAGGGCACACCCGTCGTGAAGGCGCTGAACTCGGTCTTCGGCCACGTCCTCGCTCACGACACGCCCCTGGACGTTTTTGTTGCCGGTGACGACGCCGCAGCGAAGGCCCAAGTCGCGGCGTTTCTGGAGAGCATCGACTTGCGGCCCCTGGACACGGGAGGGCTCGAGATGGCTTCGGTCCTCGAATGGACCGGCATCCTGCTGATGGGGCTGGCCCGCAACGGCGCCGGCTTCGACATCGCCCTCGGCGCCGAAGTCCGCTGA
- a CDS encoding IS5 family transposase, which translates to MTDAEWAVVRDAMPVPPWLEGRGGQPEGYCHRQMIDAVRYLVTGGITWRSMPADLPRWDRVYAFAKRWRVKGLLAELHDRLRGMVREEAGRDPEPTAAIIDSQSVKADAMVPAASRGYDGGKKINGRKRHVVVDCLGLLLAVMVTAASVTDRDAAMPLLAQVRSRFRRITLVWADGGYTGRLVSWARETLRLTLEIVKRSDDVSGFVVLPRRWVVERTLGWLMRSRRLVRDYESLPEAHEAMVLWSMTRLMTRRLAKRTG; encoded by the coding sequence ATGACAGACGCGGAGTGGGCGGTGGTGCGTGACGCGATGCCGGTGCCGCCCTGGCTGGAGGGCAGGGGCGGGCAGCCGGAGGGCTACTGCCACCGGCAGATGATCGACGCGGTGCGCTACCTGGTCACCGGCGGCATCACCTGGAGGTCGATGCCCGCAGACCTCCCCCGCTGGGACCGCGTCTACGCCTTCGCCAAGCGCTGGCGGGTGAAGGGCCTGCTGGCCGAACTGCACGACCGGCTGCGCGGCATGGTGCGCGAGGAGGCCGGACGCGACCCGGAGCCGACTGCCGCGATCATCGACTCGCAGTCGGTCAAGGCCGATGCCATGGTGCCGGCCGCCAGTCGCGGCTACGACGGGGGCAAGAAGATCAACGGTCGCAAGCGGCACGTCGTGGTGGACTGCCTGGGCCTGCTGCTGGCTGTCATGGTCACCGCCGCGAGCGTCACCGATCGCGATGCGGCGATGCCGCTGCTGGCACAGGTACGGTCCCGCTTCCGCAGGATCACCCTGGTCTGGGCCGACGGCGGCTACACCGGCCGCCTGGTCTCCTGGGCGAGAGAGACGCTGCGGCTGACACTGGAGATCGTCAAGCGCAGTGACGACGTATCAGGGTTCGTGGTGCTGCCAAGGCGGTGGGTGGTAGAGCGAACCCTGGGCTGGCTGATGCGCTCGCGTCGCCTGGTGCGCGACTACGAGTCCCTGCCCGAAGCCCACGAGGCCATGGTGCTGTGGTCGATGACCCGGCTCATGACCCGGCGACTGGCGAAGCGGACAGGGTGA
- a CDS encoding phosphotransferase, with protein MSGGQGRSFRVGEVVLKPVEPDLRLTQWLAETLAAVEEVGFRVSRPLRTTEGSWTNGGWTASCFVPGTEPDHGSAPRWLDIIVAGRAFHNALAGRPRPGFLDDRCTWWDIGDQVAWGERDADFIPPLDRLHRLLRSLAGPRPPEEPQLVHGDLTGNVLFAPGLAPAVIDLSPYWRPTAFAEAVVVGDAIIWHGAGQPLLRAAASISGPHFAEHVARAVIYRLATTNQRLRCSPGGPSRSLADESDRYDRAARILGAFA; from the coding sequence TTGAGCGGTGGTCAAGGACGAAGCTTCCGCGTCGGGGAGGTCGTCCTCAAACCCGTCGAACCGGACCTGCGCCTGACGCAATGGCTGGCGGAAACCCTGGCGGCCGTCGAAGAGGTCGGTTTTCGGGTATCCCGCCCCCTGCGCACCACTGAGGGCTCCTGGACCAACGGGGGCTGGACGGCCTCATGCTTCGTTCCAGGAACGGAACCCGACCACGGCTCTGCTCCCCGCTGGCTCGACATCATCGTGGCCGGCCGCGCCTTCCACAACGCGCTCGCGGGCCGTCCACGTCCGGGCTTCCTGGACGACCGCTGCACCTGGTGGGACATCGGCGACCAGGTGGCCTGGGGCGAACGCGACGCGGACTTCATCCCACCGCTGGACCGACTCCATCGGCTCTTGAGGTCTCTGGCCGGACCACGGCCTCCCGAGGAACCCCAACTGGTCCACGGGGACTTGACCGGCAACGTGCTGTTCGCCCCGGGCCTGGCCCCGGCCGTCATCGACCTGTCGCCCTACTGGCGTCCGACCGCCTTCGCGGAGGCCGTCGTGGTGGGCGACGCGATCATCTGGCACGGAGCCGGACAGCCCCTGCTGCGCGCGGCCGCGTCCATCAGCGGGCCTCACTTTGCCGAACACGTTGCCCGAGCCGTCATCTACCGGCTGGCGACCACCAACCAGCGTCTGCGTTGCAGTCCCGGGGGCCCTTCCCGCAGCCTCGCCGACGAAAGTGACCGCTACGACCGGGCCGCCCGCATCCTTGGAGCCTTCGCCTGA
- a CDS encoding GNAT family N-acetyltransferase, with amino-acid sequence MLSCEWEHSVETRRKRKSVTVEIRPFVPAETAEAEFVGFHELALASIAADRPDAPLPTREAVIAELLEPVTGPGPTLFWTAHRDGRLVGLANVHVPEEAENSRITTVRITVDPASRRQGIGTALLREAMPELRRRGRTLVACHGVTEGGDGERWAYGLGFRRVHRRVLQRLVVADVEPRLWEVEAPSGYHLEQWLGAAPESLVDSFARARGAIHDAPFGTSSFSVPQWDAKLVREEEEDWAARGFEYFVVAACDDDGQVVGLTEMVRHPGQPEEGWQQYTAVLPEHRGHGLGRFAKAAMMRRLVAERPEMLSISTSTGAENTHMIEVNHRLGHSTVRTMVVVEAGMDALESRLRQDPAPR; translated from the coding sequence GTGCTGAGCTGCGAGTGGGAGCACAGCGTCGAAACCAGGAGGAAGAGGAAGTCAGTGACCGTAGAGATCAGGCCGTTCGTCCCGGCTGAGACGGCCGAGGCCGAGTTCGTCGGGTTTCACGAGCTTGCCCTGGCGTCCATCGCCGCTGATCGCCCTGATGCCCCGCTGCCGACTCGCGAGGCGGTCATCGCGGAGCTGTTGGAGCCGGTCACGGGGCCGGGGCCGACGTTGTTCTGGACCGCGCACCGGGACGGCCGGCTGGTCGGCCTGGCGAATGTGCACGTGCCCGAAGAAGCTGAGAACAGCCGCATCACCACTGTGCGCATCACCGTTGATCCGGCGTCGCGCCGCCAGGGCATCGGCACGGCGCTGCTGCGTGAAGCGATGCCCGAACTCCGCCGTCGTGGCCGGACGCTGGTGGCCTGTCACGGAGTGACCGAGGGCGGCGACGGTGAGCGGTGGGCGTACGGGCTCGGATTCCGGAGGGTGCACCGCAGGGTGCTGCAGCGGTTGGTGGTTGCCGACGTCGAGCCGAGACTGTGGGAGGTCGAGGCGCCGAGCGGCTACCACCTGGAGCAGTGGCTGGGAGCGGCGCCGGAATCGCTGGTGGACTCGTTTGCCCGGGCGCGCGGCGCCATCCACGATGCGCCCTTCGGCACGTCCAGCTTCTCCGTGCCGCAGTGGGACGCGAAGCTGGTGCGCGAAGAGGAGGAGGACTGGGCAGCGCGAGGCTTCGAGTACTTCGTCGTGGCCGCGTGCGACGACGATGGACAGGTCGTCGGGCTGACCGAGATGGTGCGCCATCCGGGCCAGCCCGAGGAAGGGTGGCAGCAGTACACCGCGGTCCTTCCGGAGCATCGCGGCCATGGTCTCGGGCGCTTCGCCAAGGCGGCGATGATGCGTCGGCTTGTCGCGGAACGCCCGGAGATGCTGTCCATCAGCACCTCGACCGGGGCCGAGAACACCCACATGATCGAGGTGAACCATCGGCTCGGCCACTCCACCGTCCGCACCATGGTGGTGGTCGAGGCCGGAATGGACGCTCTGGAATCCCGGCTGCGTCAGGACCCTGCTCCACGGTGA
- a CDS encoding cupin domain-containing protein, whose protein sequence is MSSAPPNSDTETPDPYRPCISHIPAGEGVVKWMSGDVYEIKATAESTNGALGFIDCRVPPGNGPVAHVHKSADEAFYLVSGALEFLNGDRTFVANAGDFVFVPRGTRHRFRNITDEETHMVAFYTPGGGEALFLEAGDDPVPGGKPEFWPPERGLALAALLGRKDIDMEVLPEQADFDGPAGEA, encoded by the coding sequence ATGAGTTCTGCACCGCCGAACAGCGACACGGAGACGCCGGACCCCTACCGCCCGTGCATCTCGCACATCCCCGCCGGAGAGGGCGTGGTCAAGTGGATGTCCGGCGACGTCTACGAGATCAAGGCCACGGCCGAGTCGACCAACGGCGCACTGGGCTTCATCGACTGCCGGGTGCCCCCGGGCAACGGTCCGGTGGCGCATGTGCACAAGAGCGCCGACGAGGCCTTCTACCTGGTCTCGGGCGCGCTGGAGTTCCTGAACGGCGACCGGACCTTCGTGGCGAACGCCGGTGACTTTGTCTTCGTGCCCAGGGGCACCCGGCACCGGTTCCGGAACATCACCGACGAAGAGACCCACATGGTGGCCTTCTACACCCCCGGCGGAGGCGAGGCGCTGTTCCTGGAGGCGGGGGACGACCCCGTCCCCGGCGGGAAGCCCGAGTTCTGGCCGCCGGAGCGCGGCCTGGCACTGGCGGCGCTGCTCGGACGGAAGGACATCGACATGGAGGTGCTGCCCGAGCAGGCGGACTTCGACGGGCCGGCCGGCGAGGCCTGA
- a CDS encoding MBL fold metallo-hydrolase, which yields MSRPAPTLVAPGVHRLGDHAVNFYLIEDRDGLILIDAGLPAQLEQLRGLLAGLGRSVADVRAVLLTHGHLDHTGLAHTLQEAGADIWIHDRDAGILRDGPRSVSRYAKPERSMLPYLLRRPSALVLPLQLARGGAFTAPAVQGARVFDADRVLEDVPGAPQAVVLPGHTPGSAAYLFADRGLLFTGDALVTADAFSSHTGPSIVSRCFTHDSRAALAALDRLDELKADLLLPGHGEPFADGVRTATQQARRLGAR from the coding sequence ATGTCCCGTCCCGCGCCCACGCTGGTGGCACCCGGCGTCCACCGTCTCGGCGATCACGCTGTCAACTTCTACCTGATCGAGGACCGCGACGGTCTCATCCTGATCGACGCGGGGCTGCCCGCCCAACTGGAGCAGCTGCGCGGGCTGCTGGCCGGCCTCGGCCGCTCGGTGGCCGACGTCCGCGCCGTCCTGCTGACCCATGGCCACCTCGACCACACCGGCCTGGCCCACACCCTCCAGGAGGCCGGAGCCGACATCTGGATCCACGACCGGGACGCCGGCATCCTTCGCGACGGCCCGCGGAGCGTGTCGCGTTACGCCAAGCCCGAGCGCTCGATGCTGCCCTACCTGCTGCGCAGGCCCTCCGCCCTCGTCCTCCCGCTCCAGCTGGCCCGCGGGGGAGCCTTCACCGCCCCCGCCGTCCAGGGCGCGCGGGTCTTCGACGCCGACCGGGTGCTGGAGGACGTCCCCGGCGCCCCGCAGGCCGTCGTGCTGCCCGGCCACACGCCCGGCAGCGCCGCGTACCTCTTCGCCGACCGCGGGCTGCTCTTCACCGGCGACGCCCTGGTCACCGCCGACGCGTTCTCCAGCCACACCGGGCCCTCGATCGTGAGCCGCTGCTTCACCCACGACAGCAGGGCCGCGCTCGCCGCCCTGGACCGCCTCGACGAACTGAAGGCGGACCTGCTGCTGCCCGGCCATGGCGAACCCTTCGCCGACGGCGTCCGAACCGCCACCCAGCAGGCCCGGCGCCTCGGCGCGCGCTGA
- a CDS encoding TetR/AcrR family transcriptional regulator, which produces MADEKPRRTYNSGRRREAALRNRAAVLAACRELLFQEGYHATTVRAVAERAGVSPETVYKTFGGKPGMVKDLWDITLAGDDEPVPMAERPQMREILRTGEPHAKLRLYAAYVRGIHERMAPLFTLLTQAGPDVGEVLETGERERITGVTAFVAHLAETGALDPDADQARLADALWALAGPQLYTQLTAGRGWSADIYEEWLAATLAATLLPPSPRKG; this is translated from the coding sequence ATGGCGGACGAGAAACCACGCCGGACCTACAACTCCGGGCGCCGGCGCGAGGCCGCGCTCCGCAACCGCGCCGCGGTGCTGGCGGCCTGCCGTGAGCTGCTCTTCCAGGAGGGCTACCACGCCACGACCGTGCGTGCCGTGGCCGAGCGGGCGGGTGTGTCCCCGGAAACGGTCTACAAGACATTCGGCGGCAAACCGGGCATGGTCAAGGACCTGTGGGACATCACACTGGCCGGGGACGACGAACCGGTGCCGATGGCGGAACGCCCCCAGATGCGAGAGATCCTGCGGACCGGGGAGCCGCACGCCAAGCTCCGGCTCTACGCCGCGTACGTGCGCGGAATCCATGAACGGATGGCCCCGCTGTTCACCCTGCTGACCCAGGCCGGTCCGGACGTCGGGGAGGTCCTGGAGACCGGCGAGCGGGAACGGATCACCGGGGTCACCGCGTTCGTCGCCCACCTCGCCGAGACCGGTGCGCTCGATCCGGATGCGGATCAGGCCCGCCTGGCGGACGCCCTCTGGGCCCTGGCCGGCCCGCAGTTGTACACCCAGCTCACGGCAGGACGGGGCTGGTCGGCCGACATCTACGAGGAATGGCTGGCCGCCACCCTTGCCGCCACGCTCCTGCCCCCGTCGCCCCGGAAGGGATAA
- the htpX gene encoding zinc metalloprotease HtpX: protein MRSRFDSDRQLTVRMLTVVFLLGLLYVAFVTALVLLLKSTVLIIVIVAALLAAQYWYSDRIVLFAMHAHEVTPEQSPQLHGAVDRLCALADMPKPRIAVSDSDLPNAFATGRDADHTVLCVTSGLLRRLEPAELDGVLAHELSHVAHRDVAVITIASFLGVIAGLVARFALYSGIGRRRDQNTALIFAAVMVISTTVYALSFLLIRALSRYRELAADRSAAQLTGRPSALASALVKVDGEMAGIPTKDLRTAQSFNAFFFAPAFTKERSLGNLFSTHPSLQQRLDALAKISATMGEAG, encoded by the coding sequence ATGCGCTCGCGCTTCGACTCCGACCGACAGCTGACGGTGCGCATGCTGACCGTGGTCTTCCTGCTGGGACTGCTGTACGTGGCCTTCGTCACCGCACTCGTCCTGCTGCTGAAGTCCACCGTCCTGATCATCGTCATCGTCGCCGCACTGCTCGCCGCCCAGTACTGGTACTCCGACCGCATCGTGCTCTTCGCCATGCACGCCCATGAGGTGACCCCCGAGCAGTCACCGCAGCTGCACGGCGCCGTCGACCGGCTATGCGCCCTGGCCGACATGCCGAAGCCGCGCATCGCCGTCTCCGACAGCGACCTGCCCAACGCCTTCGCGACCGGACGCGACGCCGACCACACCGTGCTGTGCGTCACCAGCGGTCTGCTGCGCCGCCTGGAGCCCGCCGAGCTCGACGGCGTCCTCGCCCATGAGCTCTCCCATGTCGCGCACCGCGACGTCGCGGTGATCACCATCGCCTCCTTCCTCGGCGTGATCGCCGGACTGGTCGCCCGCTTCGCCCTCTACTCGGGCATCGGACGCCGACGCGACCAGAACACGGCGCTGATCTTCGCTGCGGTCATGGTGATCTCGACCACCGTCTACGCCCTGAGCTTCCTACTGATCCGCGCCCTGTCCCGGTACCGCGAGCTGGCCGCCGACCGCAGCGCCGCCCAGCTCACCGGCAGGCCGTCCGCGCTCGCCTCCGCGCTGGTCAAGGTCGACGGCGAGATGGCCGGCATCCCCACCAAGGACCTCCGCACCGCGCAGAGCTTCAACGCCTTCTTCTTCGCCCCCGCGTTCACCAAGGAACGCAGTCTGGGCAATCTCTTCTCGACCCACCCGAGCCTGCAGCAGCGCCTGGACGCCCTCGCGAAGATCTCCGCGACGATGGGGGAAGCCGGCTGA